Proteins encoded by one window of Chryseobacterium foetidum:
- a CDS encoding VWA domain-containing protein has product MFNYELYSPWFLLLFLAFLPLFILDFSRKKRKGIVVPSTKNMESRSGIKAVLFLLKISKYLILSFLIIAMARPRSFTISQDQDETKGIDIMLAVDVSLSMLATDFEPDRLSVLKNIAVDFVNKRPNDRIGLVTYKLEAFPKMPLTFDHDAVIHEIKNINQREMEDGTAVGEGLAVAVNHLRQSKAKSKIVILMTDGVSNIQNVMPPLLAAELAKSSNIKVYCIGIGTEGYALMPTGVDEFGYIYNEMPVTIDEGTLGEIAEITGGRYYRATSGDKLEAVYNEINLLEKSDVNSSKTYNYEEHFRFFLWIALGILLFDALLRWVLYKFLN; this is encoded by the coding sequence ATGTTTAATTACGAATTGTACAGTCCGTGGTTTTTGCTGCTTTTTCTTGCGTTTCTGCCTCTTTTCATTTTAGATTTTAGCAGAAAAAAAAGAAAGGGAATCGTTGTACCGTCCACCAAAAATATGGAAAGCCGAAGCGGAATTAAAGCCGTACTTTTTCTCCTCAAAATTTCAAAATACCTTATTCTGAGCTTTCTGATTATCGCAATGGCAAGACCGAGAAGTTTCACCATCAGTCAGGATCAGGATGAGACCAAAGGAATTGATATTATGCTTGCGGTCGACGTTTCCCTGAGTATGTTGGCAACAGATTTTGAGCCCGACAGGTTATCTGTTTTAAAAAATATCGCTGTCGATTTTGTTAATAAAAGACCTAATGACAGAATTGGTCTTGTGACCTATAAACTGGAAGCTTTTCCGAAAATGCCGCTCACATTTGATCATGATGCCGTGATACATGAGATCAAAAACATCAATCAGCGGGAAATGGAAGACGGAACGGCGGTAGGCGAGGGGTTGGCCGTTGCTGTCAATCACCTCAGACAAAGCAAGGCAAAGAGCAAAATCGTGATTTTAATGACAGATGGGGTAAGCAATATTCAAAATGTGATGCCACCACTTTTGGCTGCCGAGTTGGCAAAATCGAGCAACATTAAAGTTTATTGTATTGGTATTGGAACTGAAGGCTATGCTTTAATGCCCACCGGAGTGGATGAGTTTGGATATATTTACAATGAAATGCCCGTAACCATCGATGAAGGCACTCTTGGAGAAATTGCTGAAATCACGGGAGGGAGATATTACCGTGCAACTTCAGGCGATAAACTGGAGGCGGTCTACAATGAAATTAACCTTCTTGAAAAGTCTGATGTCAACTCTTCAAAGACTTACAATTATGAAGAACATTTCAGATTTTTTCTTTGGATAGCACTCGGGATTTTGCTTTTCGATGCACTTTTGAGATGGGTTTTATATAAATTTTTAAACTGA
- a CDS encoding chorismate-binding protein gives MIYFKFPFDEKLYSTDENLDINSVIFHSFTNNQNIKISGKIVETDQNDFDSLDLNSEILSEDKTNFEAETKEEYLRKLAEVIGIIKENNLPKLVLSRRKIVNNFDEIDLKSSFVNLCQNYPNAFKYLFIQGETSWIGGFSEILGKFNKSTHEFETMSIAGTIPVSEEWTEKEIEEQKPVSNYIREILKKYSENIIESETYDHISGNIKHLKTDFKIKINPENLDSIIQELHPTPAVCGIPKDFCAEIIQKVEKFPRELYAGYIKIETEDYIQYFVNLRCARLYKNSVHLFVGGGITAQSNPEKEWSETELKSEAVLKNLVFK, from the coding sequence TTACGAATAACCAAAACATAAAAATATCAGGAAAAATCGTTGAAACAGATCAAAATGATTTTGATAGTTTAGATTTAAATTCCGAAATTCTATCTGAAGACAAAACCAATTTCGAAGCAGAAACAAAAGAAGAATATCTTCGAAAACTGGCGGAGGTAATCGGAATCATTAAAGAAAACAATCTTCCCAAACTTGTTCTTTCAAGACGGAAAATAGTAAATAATTTTGATGAAATTGATTTAAAAAGCAGCTTTGTTAATCTCTGTCAAAATTATCCTAATGCTTTCAAATATCTTTTCATCCAAGGAGAAACGTCTTGGATAGGCGGATTTTCCGAGATTTTAGGGAAATTTAATAAGTCAACCCATGAATTTGAAACGATGAGCATTGCAGGAACAATTCCTGTTTCTGAAGAGTGGACAGAAAAGGAAATCGAGGAACAGAAGCCGGTTTCAAACTACATCAGAGAGATTTTGAAAAAGTACTCCGAAAATATAATTGAATCGGAAACTTACGATCATATTTCAGGAAATATTAAACATTTAAAAACAGATTTTAAAATTAAAATCAATCCTGAAAATTTAGATTCGATTATTCAGGAACTTCACCCAACGCCTGCCGTTTGCGGAATTCCTAAAGATTTTTGTGCGGAAATTATTCAAAAAGTAGAGAAATTTCCGAGAGAACTGTACGCCGGTTACATTAAAATTGAAACGGAAGATTACATTCAGTATTTTGTAAATCTGCGCTGTGCGAGGCTGTATAAAAATTCTGTTCATCTCTTTGTTGGCGGCGGAATTACAGCCCAAAGCAACCCTGAAAAAGAATGGAGCGAGACCGAACTGAAATCTGAAGCTGTTCTGAAAAATCTTGTATTTAAATAA
- a CDS encoding tetratricopeptide repeat protein yields the protein MNTKIFFLSFLLVFLFQNSVFAQTEYRILVRDGNVKFKAKDYEGASSKFTEAVKMNSEDFAAHYNLGNAFYKSEKFEDAKAEFSKAEKLAQNVEDKAAALHNLGNAYMKLDDAEKAAKAYKSSLKQKPYSEPTRKNYEIAMLKLKKEQRDKEQSSSSGKSGGGDDQNKGKDGDSQEKNQSQGKGQQNEGEGKNPEDAKKGNTEGKLSKEDQRKLLNHIGEREKQTARRILNDNSYSMPESNEKDW from the coding sequence ATGAATACTAAAATATTCTTTTTGTCGTTTCTCTTGGTTTTCCTGTTTCAAAACTCGGTTTTTGCACAGACAGAATACCGAATATTGGTAAGGGATGGCAATGTGAAATTTAAGGCTAAAGATTATGAAGGTGCCTCATCTAAATTTACAGAAGCGGTAAAGATGAACAGTGAAGACTTTGCAGCACACTACAATCTTGGAAACGCATTCTATAAAAGTGAAAAGTTTGAAGACGCAAAAGCGGAATTTTCAAAAGCAGAAAAGCTTGCACAGAATGTTGAAGATAAGGCTGCTGCCCTGCACAATTTGGGAAATGCCTACATGAAGCTGGATGATGCCGAAAAAGCTGCAAAAGCTTACAAAAGCTCTTTAAAACAAAAGCCATACAGCGAACCGACGCGTAAGAATTATGAAATTGCAATGCTCAAACTGAAAAAAGAGCAGAGAGATAAAGAACAAAGCAGCAGCTCCGGAAAATCGGGCGGCGGCGATGATCAGAACAAAGGAAAAGACGGCGACAGCCAAGAAAAAAATCAAAGTCAGGGAAAAGGACAGCAGAACGAAGGTGAAGGAAAGAATCCTGAAGATGCCAAAAAGGGAAATACGGAAGGTAAACTTTCTAAAGAGGATCAGAGAAAATTACTCAACCATATTGGCGAAAGAGAAAAGCAGACTGCCAGAAGAATATTAAATGACAATTCTTATTCGATGCCAGAGAGCAACGAGAAAGATTGGTGA
- a CDS encoding DUF58 domain-containing protein: MQIKDIVKKVKQIEIRTRRKTENSLMGQYHSAFKGQGMTFSEVRQYQFGDEIRRIDWNKTARFQEPFVKVMEEERELTMMILVDISASMNYGTKHQLKREYVAEIAASLGFSAAGNNDKVGLILFADKVYKVIPPQKGRKHILSMISSILTADYVPAKSKIEVTLNYMMSVFKRKSLVFLLSDFEDDLDSKILAVASKKHQLLGMRVFDEKDNEIPDVGYALLHDAETGREIYVNTSSARWRYTFAEAQKQKLKQLEENFANSSAGFMNIGTGTEYSKLLYQYFQKK, from the coding sequence ATGCAAATAAAAGACATCGTCAAAAAAGTTAAACAGATAGAAATCCGTACCAGAAGGAAGACGGAGAATTCGCTGATGGGGCAGTATCACTCGGCTTTTAAAGGACAGGGAATGACTTTTTCTGAAGTTAGACAATATCAGTTTGGCGATGAAATCCGTAGAATCGACTGGAATAAAACCGCCCGTTTTCAGGAACCTTTTGTGAAGGTTATGGAAGAGGAACGGGAACTGACGATGATGATTCTGGTCGATATTTCAGCCTCAATGAATTACGGCACAAAACATCAGCTCAAAAGAGAGTATGTAGCAGAAATTGCTGCAAGTTTAGGCTTTTCTGCCGCTGGGAATAACGATAAAGTGGGTTTGATTCTGTTTGCCGATAAAGTATATAAAGTAATTCCGCCGCAGAAAGGTAGAAAGCACATCCTGTCGATGATCAGCAGTATTCTGACGGCAGATTATGTGCCTGCAAAATCAAAAATTGAAGTGACTTTAAATTACATGATGAGTGTTTTTAAAAGGAAATCATTGGTTTTTCTTCTTTCTGATTTTGAGGATGATTTAGATTCAAAAATTCTTGCGGTGGCTTCAAAAAAACATCAGCTTCTGGGAATGCGGGTGTTTGATGAAAAAGACAATGAAATTCCCGATGTAGGTTATGCGTTGCTGCACGATGCGGAAACCGGAAGAGAAATTTACGTCAATACTTCGAGTGCAAGATGGCGTTATACTTTTGCGGAAGCCCAAAAACAGAAACTGAAACAACTGGAAGAGAATTTTGCCAACTCGTCTGCAGGTTTTATGAACATCGGCACCGGAACGGAATATTCGAAACTGCTTTATCAGTACTTTCAGAAGAAATAA
- a CDS encoding AAA family ATPase, whose product MSDTFQAEDIRQLTERVKEQNYFFTLLRQEINKVIIGQQYMIDRLLVGLLGNGHVLLEGVPGLAKTLAIKTLADAVHGQFSRIQFTPDLLPADVVGTMIYNVKENDFSIKRGPVFANFVLADEINRAPAKVQSALLEVMQEKQVTIGDETMKLPKPFLVLATQNPIDQEGTYLLPEAQSDRFMLKCTIDYPEFEDERSVMRMVSTSQSQEVKQVISLQNIVDAKEIVNKVYLDEKIEKYILDMVFATRFPERYGLSELKNYISFGASPRASINLAIASRAYAFLKGRAFVIPEDVKALAQDVLRHRIGLTFEAEAEEITSEEIVNRILAKIQAP is encoded by the coding sequence ATGTCAGATACATTTCAAGCAGAAGACATCCGTCAGCTTACAGAAAGGGTTAAGGAACAGAATTATTTTTTCACACTTCTGAGACAGGAGATTAATAAAGTAATCATCGGTCAGCAATACATGATTGACCGCCTTTTGGTTGGGCTTTTAGGTAACGGTCACGTTTTGCTCGAAGGTGTTCCCGGTCTGGCAAAAACTTTGGCAATAAAAACGCTGGCAGACGCTGTTCACGGGCAGTTTTCAAGAATTCAGTTTACTCCGGATCTTTTGCCGGCAGATGTGGTCGGGACGATGATTTATAATGTGAAAGAAAATGATTTTTCCATTAAAAGAGGTCCTGTTTTTGCCAATTTCGTGCTTGCGGATGAGATCAACCGTGCTCCGGCAAAAGTGCAGTCGGCTTTGCTTGAAGTAATGCAGGAAAAGCAGGTAACCATCGGCGATGAGACGATGAAACTGCCTAAACCATTTCTTGTTTTGGCTACTCAAAACCCAATCGATCAGGAAGGAACTTATCTTTTACCCGAAGCGCAAAGCGACCGTTTTATGTTGAAGTGTACGATTGATTATCCTGAATTTGAGGACGAAAGATCGGTAATGAGAATGGTTTCAACATCTCAGTCACAGGAAGTGAAACAGGTGATTTCGCTGCAGAATATTGTTGATGCAAAAGAAATTGTCAATAAAGTATATCTTGACGAAAAAATTGAGAAATACATTCTTGATATGGTGTTCGCAACCCGTTTCCCTGAAAGATATGGACTTTCGGAACTGAAAAATTACATCAGTTTCGGAGCCTCTCCAAGAGCGTCAATTAATTTGGCTATTGCATCAAGAGCGTATGCATTTTTAAAGGGAAGAGCATTTGTAATTCCTGAAGATGTAAAAGCTTTGGCTCAGGATGTTTTAAGACACAGAATCGGACTGACATTTGAAGCTGAAGCTGAAGAAATCACTTCCGAGGAAATTGTAAACAGGATTTTAGCTAAAATACAAGCACCGTAA
- a CDS encoding vWA domain-containing protein, translated as MSWDLGNYWYLLLLLLLPLLSFIVIRFLRWKKARKAIFAESKFHEALFEKNSSFVKFFPFLYLLAVLFLIFSIIDLLNGSETVKSEQKLSNVIFVLDISNSMNAEDIEPSRLDQAKNLVINTMQKMKNDKVGIVVFAGDAVSVMPLTTDYGAAETYLSEIETNAMRVQGTDFLKAMQITSEKFKTVAKGSRKVVLISDGEDNEGNDNAAVRLANSEGISITAVGVGTEEGAPVPMYEYGQLMGYKLDNSGQMVVTKRQTQALVNMSASTGGSYIDGNSMKDAPDRIVEDLNKKGGKSETYVKSQNANHYYQYFLGVSIFLFLIILFFNPKRDFSI; from the coding sequence ATGAGCTGGGATCTGGGAAATTACTGGTATTTACTTCTGCTGTTGCTTCTGCCGCTGCTGTCTTTCATCGTGATCCGGTTTTTAAGATGGAAAAAAGCGAGAAAGGCAATTTTTGCAGAATCGAAATTTCATGAGGCTTTGTTTGAAAAGAATTCGTCTTTTGTGAAATTCTTTCCATTTTTGTATCTGCTGGCGGTTTTGTTTTTAATTTTTTCAATAATTGATTTGTTGAATGGATCTGAAACTGTAAAATCTGAACAGAAACTCAGCAACGTAATATTTGTTCTCGATATTTCAAATTCAATGAACGCAGAAGATATTGAACCGAGCCGTCTGGATCAGGCGAAAAATCTTGTGATCAATACGATGCAGAAGATGAAAAATGATAAAGTTGGAATTGTTGTTTTTGCTGGAGATGCCGTTTCTGTAATGCCTTTAACAACCGATTACGGAGCAGCGGAAACATATTTAAGCGAAATTGAAACCAACGCCATGCGGGTTCAGGGTACTGATTTTTTAAAAGCGATGCAGATTACTTCAGAAAAGTTTAAAACGGTTGCCAAAGGCTCCAGAAAAGTAGTTTTAATAAGTGACGGCGAAGACAATGAAGGCAATGACAATGCAGCAGTGAGGCTTGCCAACAGTGAAGGAATTTCAATCACTGCAGTTGGGGTAGGCACCGAAGAAGGCGCACCGGTTCCGATGTATGAATACGGTCAGCTGATGGGTTATAAACTGGATAACTCAGGGCAGATGGTAGTTACCAAAAGACAGACTCAGGCTTTGGTCAATATGTCTGCATCTACTGGTGGGAGCTACATTGACGGAAATTCCATGAAAGACGCACCAGACAGAATTGTTGAAGATTTAAACAAAAAAGGAGGGAAGTCTGAAACGTACGTGAAATCACAGAATGCCAATCATTATTATCAGTATTTTCTTGGAGTTTCTATCTTTTTATTTCTGATTATTTTATTTTTTAATCCGAAAAGAGATTTTTCTATTTAA
- a CDS encoding DinB family protein codes for MNYHFQAHRQVRKNLLHILQETSHEDLLLIPDGFNNNLYWNIAHTVATQQLLHYYLSGNPFRIDKYWVETYKKGTLPNLNVQKSEVEDLEFLLTETSKILMKDFDADLFSDYTPYTTSFGMDLKSIQDAIIFNNMHESLHYGYALAQKRAILGERD; via the coding sequence ATGAATTATCATTTTCAGGCACACAGACAGGTGAGAAAAAACCTTCTCCATATCCTGCAGGAAACTTCTCACGAAGACCTTCTGCTGATTCCTGATGGTTTTAACAATAATCTTTACTGGAATATTGCCCACACTGTCGCAACACAGCAGCTTCTGCATTATTACCTGAGCGGAAATCCGTTTAGAATAGACAAGTATTGGGTAGAAACCTATAAAAAAGGCACACTTCCCAATCTGAATGTGCAAAAGTCTGAGGTTGAAGATCTAGAATTTTTATTGACAGAAACTTCAAAAATTTTAATGAAAGATTTTGATGCGGACCTTTTTTCAGATTATACCCCTTATACAACGAGTTTTGGTATGGATTTGAAAAGCATCCAGGATGCCATCATCTTCAACAATATGCATGAATCGCTGCACTACGGCTACGCTTTGGCACAGAAGAGGGCGATTTTGGGAGAAAGAGATTAG
- a CDS encoding BatD family protein, whose product MTEKFIYILILLTSIATYGQVNLTMKSDKSDYEGRDIINLTIVLELNGDDLVQQSRLQLPDLSKFNMVGSASYRDGLLDPETNTNSTKSITRIALEPKQKGKIRIGSVLVNINNKIYKTEPFDIFIKDIEKKVPAKTVASSDVYLNMEIDDREVYQDQPTVAILRGYSRNIDNLRKVKNIKLPKEENLDVHPINFNKSEIDPSGISNMPTQILAVFMVFPNEAGYVEVPAVSASVSSYSGSNKIASNKVKLNVKKLPADAPEGFNNAVGKFKVDVYKSTDEKVEAKKPINVTVKVSGEGNLANMHLPEIEKSDDYEIFAPKIVNNFVAGQGGFTGNISANYIIIPHKAGILNIKTEEFSFFNPDNEEYINIGSKSLVLNALTAEQLADSKTTVEKMNDYTNDFLETVDSPVLQTTAFKVKEKRKFNWNILLINTSILLGLLMIYFAFRKWQKKQRLVAESISTKPLGSVAETEAEIRERLKTDVSDYFSYLNNLKSEQNFEAFFSTVSELDAEVRNEYFQSQGGSFVSFLENFKGRSVAEEYQNLEQRIQMEKYSPVRSEHSLDDLYKDIINIYSKISK is encoded by the coding sequence ATGACAGAAAAATTTATTTACATACTGATATTATTGACCTCCATAGCTACTTATGGTCAGGTCAATTTGACGATGAAATCAGACAAATCTGATTACGAAGGGCGGGATATAATAAATCTTACCATCGTTCTTGAGCTTAACGGTGACGATCTCGTTCAGCAAAGCCGTCTGCAGTTACCTGATCTGTCAAAATTCAATATGGTGGGAAGTGCATCTTACCGGGACGGGCTTCTGGATCCTGAAACCAACACCAATTCTACAAAATCTATCACCAGAATTGCGCTTGAGCCCAAGCAGAAAGGTAAAATAAGGATTGGATCTGTGCTGGTAAACATCAACAATAAAATTTACAAAACCGAACCTTTCGATATTTTCATTAAAGATATTGAGAAAAAAGTCCCTGCCAAGACTGTAGCATCCAGTGATGTATATCTCAATATGGAAATTGATGACCGTGAAGTCTATCAGGATCAGCCAACGGTTGCCATTTTAAGAGGATATTCCAGAAATATTGATAATCTCAGAAAGGTTAAAAATATTAAACTTCCAAAAGAGGAAAATCTCGATGTTCACCCGATTAATTTTAATAAATCAGAAATCGATCCTTCGGGAATTTCTAATATGCCGACGCAGATTCTTGCCGTGTTTATGGTTTTCCCTAATGAAGCCGGTTACGTGGAAGTGCCGGCGGTCTCGGCATCGGTAAGTTCATATTCAGGCAGTAACAAAATTGCTTCCAATAAAGTAAAACTGAACGTAAAAAAACTTCCTGCAGACGCTCCTGAAGGTTTTAATAATGCAGTAGGAAAATTTAAAGTGGATGTCTATAAATCTACTGACGAAAAAGTGGAAGCTAAAAAGCCAATCAATGTCACTGTAAAGGTTTCAGGAGAAGGTAATCTGGCGAATATGCATTTGCCTGAAATTGAAAAATCTGATGACTACGAAATTTTTGCCCCGAAAATTGTCAATAATTTTGTTGCGGGACAAGGTGGTTTTACGGGAAATATTTCTGCAAATTACATTATCATTCCTCACAAAGCAGGTATTTTAAATATTAAAACTGAAGAGTTTTCGTTTTTCAATCCCGATAATGAAGAATATATTAACATCGGATCTAAGTCTTTGGTTTTAAATGCTCTAACGGCTGAGCAACTCGCTGACAGCAAAACAACTGTTGAAAAGATGAACGACTACACCAACGATTTCCTTGAAACGGTGGACAGTCCTGTTTTGCAGACAACCGCATTCAAAGTAAAAGAAAAGAGAAAGTTCAACTGGAATATTCTACTCATCAATACTTCAATACTTCTTGGATTGTTGATGATCTACTTTGCATTCAGAAAATGGCAAAAAAAGCAGCGATTGGTTGCCGAAAGCATAAGCACAAAACCATTGGGATCTGTAGCAGAAACCGAAGCTGAAATCAGAGAAAGACTGAAAACTGATGTCTCAGATTACTTTTCATATCTGAACAATCTTAAAAGCGAACAGAATTTTGAAGCCTTCTTTTCTACCGTTTCAGAGCTTGACGCTGAAGTAAGAAACGAGTATTTCCAAAGTCAGGGTGGTAGTTTTGTTTCCTTCCTGGAGAATTTCAAAGGCCGTTCGGTTGCCGAAGAATATCAGAATCTGGAGCAGCGGATTCAGATGGAAAAATATTCGCCGGTTCGCTCTGAGCATTCGCTTGATGATCTGTATAAAGATATCATCAATATTTATTCTAAAATTAGCAAATAA
- a CDS encoding MarC family protein translates to MNEIFDGFSIKEIITCFMVLFAVIDILGSIPIIVSLKQKFGHIDSKKASITAGLIMISFLFVGNKLLKFIGVDINSFAVAGAFVIFIIALEMILGIEINKTTEAKAASIVPIAFPLVAGAGTLTTTLSLRAEFHDINIILGIVLNTIFVYLVLKLAPWLEKKMGEATLSILQKVFGIILLAISIKLFTANFTQLVQNYIHF, encoded by the coding sequence ATGAATGAAATTTTTGACGGTTTTTCTATCAAGGAAATAATCACCTGTTTCATGGTTCTTTTTGCGGTGATTGACATTTTGGGATCCATTCCGATTATTGTCAGTTTAAAGCAGAAATTTGGTCATATTGATTCCAAAAAAGCATCTATCACTGCGGGTTTGATTATGATTTCTTTCCTGTTTGTCGGGAATAAACTTCTGAAATTCATTGGTGTCGATATCAACTCGTTTGCGGTGGCGGGAGCATTTGTTATTTTTATTATCGCACTAGAAATGATTCTCGGTATCGAAATAAATAAAACTACCGAAGCTAAAGCTGCATCGATCGTTCCCATTGCGTTTCCTTTGGTTGCAGGAGCCGGAACTTTAACAACGACACTTTCTTTACGTGCAGAATTTCATGACATTAACATTATTTTAGGAATTGTACTCAACACAATTTTTGTATATTTGGTGCTGAAATTGGCTCCGTGGCTTGAAAAGAAAATGGGAGAGGCAACGCTCTCGATTTTGCAGAAGGTTTTCGGTATTATTTTGCTGGCCATTTCAATTAAATTATTCACCGCCAACTTTACACAGCTGGTTCAGAATTATATTCATTTTTAG